Proteins co-encoded in one Pogona vitticeps strain Pit_001003342236 chromosome 9, PviZW2.1, whole genome shotgun sequence genomic window:
- the SH3BGRL3 gene encoding SH3 domain-binding glutamic acid-rich-like protein 3, with protein sequence MATLTVYSTSVTGSREIKSQQSEVTRILDGKNIKYNLVDISQDNALREEMRAKSGNPKAIPPQIFNGDHYCGDYELFVEAVEQNTLQEFLKLA encoded by the exons ATGGCCACCCTCACCGTCTACAGCACCTCGGTCACGGGCTCGCGGGAG ATTAAATCCCAGCAGAGCGAAGTGACCAGGATCCTGGATGGAAAGAACATCAAATACAATCTGGTGGATATCTCCCAGGACAATGCCTTGCGGGAAGAAATGAGGGCCAAATCCGGCAACCCTAAAGCCATTCCACCCCAGATTTTCAATGGGGACCACTATTGTGGG GACTATGAACTGTTTGTGGAAGCAGTGGAACAGAACACCCTGCAGGAATTCCTGAAGTTAGCCTGA
- the UBXN11 gene encoding UBX domain-containing protein 11 isoform X3, translating into MWQLCCCTQDEAVMMNEILGPGAQIPVSRPSCSNGTATKAGVAPTDMELMSCMMQKIASLEQQVKNQAQSIQRRDKKIKELEEEINILQKGKEESPGSSRTKELEKLCLKLQRQIWEMEQFLNDYGLIWVGEGTDSPEALESPKEEGSQPPRGFWKPGESLVSGTPMNFDLIFENLKDLNALAGEGTSQIEHTAVGARLRELDTIPLTFYQNGIVMFNGPFRSYEESSTQQCLRDIMDGYFPSELQRRYPEGVPFQVTDKRDVFFKEREIPESFPGMGHVTGHSKPTRIKETNEILGPKQTVEQFLNKLPKSLIQGGQVIDIRGEIRKILKGLGGARSHEVVLVETPSLSEMKKRLEEHRKEEASDLKVSTLRIRSENGEKTYVIKMAYAETIGDLRRYLAQNRGEETEPYEILSTFPNRVYDDNLMTLEECGLVPNASLLLRRKALSAKLQGQPM; encoded by the exons GGGTTGCTCCCACTGATATGGAGCTGATGTCATGCATGATGCAGAAGATCGCTTCTTTGGAGCAGCAAGTCAAGAACCAAGCGCAATCCATTCAGCGCAGG GATAAGAAGATCAAAGAGCTTGAGGAGGAAATAAACATCCTTCAGAAAGGGAAAG aGGAATCTCCAGGGTCAAGCAGaacaaaagaattggaaaagttatGCCTTAAGCTACAGCGTCAGATTTGGGAAATGGAG CAGTTTTTGAATGACTATGGACTGATCTGGGTTGGAGAAGGGACGGATTCTCCAGAAGCACTGGAATCTCCAAAGGAAGAAGGAAGTCAACCACCCAGGGGTTTCTGGAAACCAG GAGAGTCTCTTGTTTCAGGGACCCCAATGAATTTTGACTTAATTTTTGAAAATCTGAAAGATTTGAATGCATTGGCTGGGGAAGGCACGTCCCAAATTGAGCACACTGCTGTCGGTGCGAGGCTGAGGGAGTTGGACACGATCCCCCTCACCTTCTATCAGAATGGGATCGTCATGTTCAACGGGCCCTTCCGGTCTTACGAGGAGTCTTCTACACAG CAATGCCTGCGAGATATCATGGATGGCTACTTCCCTTCCGAGCTGCAAAGGCGCTATCCAGAGGGTGTTCCCTTTCAG GTCACAGACAAGAGAGATGTCTTCTTTAAGGAGAGGGAGATACCAGAGAGTTTCCCTGGCATGGGCCATGTCACTGGCCACTCAAAACCAACTAGAATAAAGGAGACCAATGAGATTCTGG GTCCTAAGCAAACGGTGGAGCAGTTTTTGAACAAGCTTCCAAAATCGCTGATCCAAGGTGGGCAAGTGATTGATATTCGGGGAGAGATCAGGAAAATCCTGAAG GGTTTGGGTGGAGCACGAAGCCATGAGGTGGTTCTGGTGGAGACACCCAgcctttcagaaatgaaaaagag ATTGGAAGAACACAGAAAGGAGGAAGCATCCGATCTCAAAGTCTCCACTCTTCGGATCAGGTCAGAGAACGGTGAGAAGACCTACGTCATCAAAATGGCATATGCGGAGACTATTGGAGACCTGCGGCGATACCTTGCCCAGAATAG GGGAGAAGAAACAGAACCCTATGAAATCCTGAGCACCTTTCCCAATCGGGTGTACGATGACAATTTGATGACCCTGGAGGAATGTGGGCTGGTCCCCAACGCCTCCCTTCTGCTGCGGAGGAAAGCCCTTTCCGCCAAACTGCAAGGACAACCGATGTAA